GCAGCCCGTCACCGCCCGGCGCCGGCCAGGCGCCGTCGTCGCGATCAGCGGCCGAAATCAGCTGCGGGGCACGATCGAAGAAGTGCGCGTGGACGGCGTCCTCGCGCAGGTGAAGCTGCGCATCGGACAGCAGTCGCTGACGGCCATCATCACGCGCGATGCCGTGGACGAGCTGAAGCTCCGGCGCGGCGACGCGGCGATCGCCATCGTCAAAGCGACGGAAGTGATGATCGCCAGAGAAGAGTAGCTATCGCTTTGGAATGTAACCCATCTCCCACCGCGGAATACTCAGGAAGCAGAACCTCGAAAGGGAGGAGTTTAATGTTTTTGGATAGGAATGCGAGCAAAAGTGCGTCCCGCGTCGCGCACGTTCCCGAAACGACGGCATCCTGTGGACGTCGCCGCGTCGAACTTCAATCTGCGGGTTGAAGGTTCGATTCCTACGCGGCTCGCCACTCTTTCATCAGGACTCTCAGACGGCGCCAAGTAGCTGAAAAGTGGTGCTGTTACGGCGGTTCGATTGAATCGATTCCCGTCGAACGCGATTCCTTCGGGCAGGAACAGCTGCTGAAGGCGCTGCTTCTGATTCAGAGAAGCCTGAACCCACAAGTCCGCCGCGCGCGGTAAAACCCGTTCTGCGAAGGCCAGGATGCCCTGTACGTCGAGTTCGTCAACCGCTTCGGTGTGATGCTCGATCTTGGCGAGCGTCAGTTCCTCGCGCAACCTGTCGCGTTGGCGGCTGTAGCTGGTGAGGTCGATTGACTCGGAGTAGAGGAACACTTCGTCAAGCCGGTCGAGCTTCTGCTGGATCACCTTGACCCGGCGTTCTTGTTCCGTCGTCCGCTCGTTCGCTTCCGCACACCGCTGCTCCCAAACGTGAAGGATGCGATCCTTCACTAGCCGCATGTAGCCGGGCGTCGGCTGCAAGAGTGCCAGTTCGTCGACGAACGCGCCTTCGAGTGCCGCCTTGCCCACGTTCACCGCTCGGCACTGGCGCTGGCAGTGGTAGTACGCATAGTGATCGTTGCGCCCTTTCGACCAGCTGCCCGTCAACGGGCGGCCGCAGGCGTCGCAGCGCACGAAACCACGCAGCGGAAAATCGGGATGATTCCGCTGTCGCGGGCCGGAGACCACGACGCGGCCGTCGAGCACAGCCTGCGCACGGTAGAACGTCGCCTCATCCACGACCGGCTCGAAGTCTCCTTGTGTCGAGACGCCGTAGTCCGGGCTCTCAATCTTCCCGATGTAGATCGGGTTTCGCATCATCTGCCCGAAGCTCTGTGGCGACAACGTCAGGCCCTTCCGGCTTCGCAACCCCGCCGCGGTCGCGCGTGCGATCACTTCCTGCTTCGTGTACCGCCCTGTCGCCAACCCCCCTGTGCCAATAATCTCTGAGACAACCTCCCGAGTGAGATTAGTGTAGGGGCGGGGAGGGTTCGATGGATGAATCGTATGCCAGTAGCAGTGGAGATCGACGTGGCGGAGGGGTCGGAGGCGGAGGGAGCCCGGAGGGCGACCGGAGTCTCCGACCTCTCTGCCACGTCGCGCGCGAGCAGCCCCGACCCTGAAGTGCCAGCGAAGGTTCAACGCCGACAGTTCACCGCGGAGTACCGGCGTCGCATCCTCAGGGAAGCCGATGCGTGTAAGAAGCCCGGGGAGGTTGGCGCGCTGTTGCGCCGCGAGGGCCTCTACAGTTCGCACCTGGTGAACTGGCGACGTCAGCGCGAGCAGGGCGAGCTCGTCGCCGGGCGTGCGCGCACGCGCGGACCGACGCCCAAGCCGGTCGATCCGCGCGTGAAACAACTCGAAGTCGAGAACCGCCGCCTCCAGCGAAAACTGGCGCGGGCGGAGACAATCATCACCCTCCAAAAAAAAGTTGCCGAGATCCTGGGGATCCCCCTGAAACCCCTCGACATCGACGAGACCGACTGATGGTCGCCATCGAAGCCGTGACCACGACCGGCGAGACGTCGGCGCTCTGTCAGAGCGTCGGTCTTGCGCGCGCGACGCTCTATCGGCGTCGACGGCCCGTCGAGTCGTCGACGCCGCGACCACGGAAACCCTCGTCGCGCGCGCTGGTCCCCGCCGAACGGCAGACGGTGCTCGACGTCTTGCATAGCGAGCGGTTTGTCGATCAGTCGCCGGCGGAAGTCCAGGCCACGCTGCTCGAGGAACAGACGTATCTCTGCTCGACGCGGACGATGTATCGCATCCTGGACGCCGCGCAGGAAGTCCGGGAGCGACGCGACCAGGCGCGGCATCCGACGTACGCGAAGCCCGAGCTCGTCGCGACGACTCCGAACCAGATCTGGTCGTGGGACATCACGAAGCTGAAGGGGCCGATCCCGTACCTCTATTACTCGCTGTATGTGATCCTCGATCTGTTCAGTCGCTACGTCGTCGGCTGGATGGTCGCGGCCCACGAGAATGCCCGCCTGGCCCAGCGCCTGATCGACGCGACGTGCCTCAAGCAGGGGATCGGCCCGCATCAACTGACCATCCACGCTGATCGCGGAGCCCCGATGCGCAGCAAGCTCGTCGCCGAGCTCTTCTCGGATCTCAGCATCGCCGCGAGTCACTCGCGGCCTCGCGTGAGCAACGACAATCCGTTTTCCGAAGCGCAGTTCCGCACGTTCAAATATCGGCCAGAGTTTCCGGATCGATTCGGCGGCATCGAACACGCCCGCAGCGTGAGTCGGGATCTCTTCGCG
This DNA window, taken from Acidobacteriota bacterium, encodes the following:
- a CDS encoding recombinase zinc beta ribbon domain-containing protein, which translates into the protein MIARATAAGLRSRKGLTLSPQSFGQMMRNPIYIGKIESPDYGVSTQGDFEPVVDEATFYRAQAVLDGRVVVSGPRQRNHPDFPLRGFVRCDACGRPLTGSWSKGRNDHYAYYHCQRQCRAVNVGKAALEGAFVDELALLQPTPGYMRLVKDRILHVWEQRCAEANERTTEQERRVKVIQQKLDRLDEVFLYSESIDLTSYSRQRDRLREELTLAKIEHHTEAVDELDVQGILAFAERVLPRAADLWVQASLNQKQRLQQLFLPEGIAFDGNRFNRTAVTAPLFSYLAPSESPDERVASRVGIEPSTRRLKFDAATSTGCRRFGNVRDAGRTFARIPIQKH
- a CDS encoding helix-turn-helix transcriptional regulator — protein: MANSFVRMLSVRDAAERLGVSYPTIKQWIYKGSIRTVRTDGGHHRVPESEVDRLLLRRGAPAQPVTARRRPGAVVAISGRNQLRGTIEEVRVDGVLAQVKLRIGQQSLTAIITRDAVDELKLRRGDAAIAIVKATEVMIAREE